Proteins from a single region of Apostichopus japonicus isolate 1M-3 chromosome 21, ASM3797524v1, whole genome shotgun sequence:
- the LOC139962526 gene encoding coiled-coil domain-containing protein 83-like — translation MGKKKSKKSDKKADQGADGGSKKEPQMTIREAILAYQISIKENQLGELMFEKNGLEEKNQRNKERRDRLKEEQLHHIKTLLKQAKERDKELEEISVVNKEHVEVSLKDKWKCSKEQDQELEDLKREIENKLQEYEETQAEVDKWIAYRDSGRQEHSIQIKLLTEELVDCQQNFEEMKSHLEKTLSLAKEEIKRSTEDRLSDQKYVASEKAMTTLDKWTSKEVKDNDWLRRETDLHRQEVGHLKQTVETLEKENLEIMSGLFDCRIDDLKISRKFFLTQFQESENLDETGILETDLSKLKLKKDSELEYIKQQRPQSATSKAVERKVFSLHVGISETGESGEEDGDSEDDDPLDNYLTYEDDDFDEYLQLGPVELKLLQVVGESKPIHPPEKLTNEEEQAKMSAPDVWPVTPNMLKAATE, via the exons ATGGGAAAGAAGAAATCTAAAAAGAGTGATAAGAAAGCAGATCAAGGAGCAGATGGCGGCAGCAAAAAGGAACCTCAGATGACCATAAGAGAAGCAATTCTAGCATATCA AATCAGCATCAAAGAAAACCAGTTAGGAGAACTGATGTTTGAGAAAAATGGCTTGGAAGAgaaaaaccagagaaataaagAGAGG agGGATCGACTCAAGGAGGAGCAGCTGCATCACATCAAGACATTACTGAAGCAGGCTAAAGAGAGAGACAAGGAATTGGAGGAAATTTCAGTAGTTAACAAAGAACACGTTGAAGTCTCTCTCAAGGATAAATGGAAATGCTCTAAGGAACAAGACCAAGAATTAGAAG ATCTCAAAAgagaaattgaaaataaattacaagAATACGAAGAGACGCAAGCAGAAGTGGACAAATGGATTGCTTATCGTGACAGCGGACGCCAGGAACATTCCATACAGATTAAGCTACTCACAGAAGAATTAGTCGATTGTCAACAGAATTTTGAAGAGATGAAAA gtCACCTTGAAAAGACTCTCAGCCTTGCCaaagaagaaatcaaaagaTCAACAGAGGACAGGCTCAGCGATCAAAAATATGTTGCATCAGAG AAAGCCATGACTACCTTAGATAAATGGACTAGCAAAGAAGTTAAAGATAATGATTGGTTGAGGAGAGAG ACTGACCTTCACAGACAAGAAGTCGGTCACTTGAAGCAGACGGTAGAAActttagaaaaagaaaacttaGAAATAATGAGCGGACTGTTTGACTGCAGGATCGACGATCTTAAAATATCAAG GAAGTTTTTCCTAACCCAGTTTCAAGAAAGCGAGAACTTGGATGAAACTGGAATCCTAGAAACAGATCTGTCCAAACTCAAATTAAAGAAAGATA GTGAACTTGAATACATCAAACAGCAGAGACCTCAGAGTGCAACCAGTAAGGCCGTGGAGAGGAAAGTCTTCTCTCTTCATGTGGGCATATCAGAGACGGGAGAATCTGGTGAGGAGGATGGGGACTCCGAAGATGACGACCCGCTGGATAACTACCTGACCTATGAAGATGATGACTTTGAT GAATACTTACAGCTGGGTCCAGTAGAACTAAAACTGCTGCAGGTTGTTGGAGAGTCGAAACCAATTCATCCTCCTGAGAAACTAACCAATGAAGAAGAGCAAGCTAAGATGTCTGCTCCAGATGTTTGGCCAGTCACTCCGAACATGTTAAAGGCTGCTACTGAATGA